In the genome of Drosophila melanogaster chromosome 4, one region contains:
- the Crk gene encoding Crk oncogene, isoform C: MDTFDVSDRNSWYFGPMSRQDATEVLMNERERGVFLVRDSNSIAGDYVLCVREDTKVSNYIINKVQQQDQIVYRIGDQSFDNLPKLLTFYTLHYLDTTPLKRPACRRVEKVIGKFDFVGSDQDDLPFQRGEVLTIVRKDEDQWWTARNSSGKIGQIPVPYIQQYDDYMDEDAIDKNEPSISGSSNVFESTLKRTDLNRKLPAYARVKQSRVPNAYDKTALKLEIGDIIKVTKTNINGQWEGELNGKNGHFPFTHVEFVDDCDLSKNSTEIC, from the exons ATGGATACATTTGACGTTTCTGATAGGAACAG CTGGTACTTTGGTCCCATGTCTAGACAGGATGCTACTGAAGTTTTGATGAACGAACGCGAGCGGGGAGTGTTTTTAGTCCGTGATAGTAACTCGATAGCAGGGGATTATGTACTTTGTGTAAG agAAGATACAAAAGTTAGCAACTACATCATTAACAAAGTTCAACAACAGGATCAAATCGTTTACCGCATTGGGGATCAGTCTTTTGACAATCTACCGAAACTCTTAACTTTTTACACTCTTCATTATTTGGATACAACCCCTTTAAAACGGCCTGCGTGTAGAAGGGTGGAAAAAGTAATAGGAAAGTTCGATTTCGTTGGCAGC GATCAAGATGATTTACCTTTTCAAAGAGGTGAAGTTTTAACAATAGTTCGAAAAGACGAGGATCAATGGTGGACTGCGCGTAACTCCTCGGGGAAAATTGGTCAAATACCGGTTCCCTATATACAACAG TATGACGATTATATGGATGAAGATGCTATTGATAAAAACGAACCTTCCATTTCGGGATCTAGCAATGTATTTGAAAGTACTCTTAAAAGGACAGATTTAAAT CGAAAACTACCTGCATACGCCCGCGTAAAACAGTCAAGGGTCCCTAACGCATACGATAAGACTGCATTAAAATTGGAAATAGGTGACATTATTAAAGTCACTAAAACAAACATTAATGGGCAATGGGAGGGAgaattaaatggaaaaaatggtCATTTTCCCTTCACGCACGTTGAATTTGTCGATGATTGTGATTTAAGCAAAAACTCCACAGAAATATGCTAA
- the Crk gene encoding Crk oncogene, isoform D — MDTFDVSDRNSWYFGPMSRQDATEVLMNERERGVFLVRDSNSIAGDYVLCVREDTKVSNYIINKVQQQDQIVYRIGDQSFDNLPKLLTFYTLHYLDTTPLKRPACRRVEKVIGKFDFVGSDQDDLPFQRGEVLTIVRKDEDQWWTARNSSGKIGQIPVPYIQQSRQFLWNANKTFDTATLTLGY, encoded by the exons ATGGATACATTTGACGTTTCTGATAGGAACAG CTGGTACTTTGGTCCCATGTCTAGACAGGATGCTACTGAAGTTTTGATGAACGAACGCGAGCGGGGAGTGTTTTTAGTCCGTGATAGTAACTCGATAGCAGGGGATTATGTACTTTGTGTAAG agAAGATACAAAAGTTAGCAACTACATCATTAACAAAGTTCAACAACAGGATCAAATCGTTTACCGCATTGGGGATCAGTCTTTTGACAATCTACCGAAACTCTTAACTTTTTACACTCTTCATTATTTGGATACAACCCCTTTAAAACGGCCTGCGTGTAGAAGGGTGGAAAAAGTAATAGGAAAGTTCGATTTCGTTGGCAGC GATCAAGATGATTTACCTTTTCAAAGAGGTGAAGTTTTAACAATAGTTCGAAAAGACGAGGATCAATGGTGGACTGCGCGTAACTCCTCGGGGAAAATTGGTCAAATACCGGTTCCCTATATACAACAG TCGCGTCAATTTTTATGGAATGCAAATAAAACTTTCGATACGGCGACACTAACGCTAGGATATTAA
- the Crk gene encoding Crk oncogene, isoform B, with the protein MDTFDVSDRNSWYFGPMSRQDATEVLMNERERGVFLVRDSNSIAGDYVLCDQIVYRIGDQSFDNLPKLLTFYTLHYLDTTPLKRPACRRVEKVIGKFDFVGSDQDDLPFQRGEVLTIVRKDEDQWWTARNSSGKIGQIPVPYIQQYDDYMDEDAIDKNEPSISGSSNVFESTLKRTDLNRKLPAYARVKQSRVPNAYDKTALKLEIGDIIKVTKTNINGQWEGELNGKNGHFPFTHVEFVDDCDLSKNSTEIC; encoded by the exons ATGGATACATTTGACGTTTCTGATAGGAACAG CTGGTACTTTGGTCCCATGTCTAGACAGGATGCTACTGAAGTTTTGATGAACGAACGCGAGCGGGGAGTGTTTTTAGTCCGTGATAGTAACTCGATAGCAGGGGATTATGTACTTTGT GATCAAATCGTTTACCGCATTGGGGATCAGTCTTTTGACAATCTACCGAAACTCTTAACTTTTTACACTCTTCATTATTTGGATACAACCCCTTTAAAACGGCCTGCGTGTAGAAGGGTGGAAAAAGTAATAGGAAAGTTCGATTTCGTTGGCAGC GATCAAGATGATTTACCTTTTCAAAGAGGTGAAGTTTTAACAATAGTTCGAAAAGACGAGGATCAATGGTGGACTGCGCGTAACTCCTCGGGGAAAATTGGTCAAATACCGGTTCCCTATATACAACAG TATGACGATTATATGGATGAAGATGCTATTGATAAAAACGAACCTTCCATTTCGGGATCTAGCAATGTATTTGAAAGTACTCTTAAAAGGACAGATTTAAAT CGAAAACTACCTGCATACGCCCGCGTAAAACAGTCAAGGGTCCCTAACGCATACGATAAGACTGCATTAAAATTGGAAATAGGTGACATTATTAAAGTCACTAAAACAAACATTAATGGGCAATGGGAGGGAgaattaaatggaaaaaatggtCATTTTCCCTTCACGCACGTTGAATTTGTCGATGATTGTGATTTAAGCAAAAACTCCACAGAAATATGCTAA
- the Crk gene encoding Crk oncogene, isoform E, with product MDTFDVSDRNRQDATEVLMNERERGVFLVRDSNSIAGDYVLCVREDTKVSNYIINKVQQQDQIVYRIGDQSFDNLPKLLTFYTLHYLDTTPLKRPACRRVEKVIGKFDFVGSDQDDLPFQRGEVLTIVRKDEDQWWTARNSSGKIGQIPVPYIQQYDDYMDEDAIDKNEPSISGSSNVFESTLKRTDLNRKLPAYARVKQSRVPNAYDKTALKLEIGDIIKVTKTNINGQWEGELNGKNGHFPFTHVEFVDDCDLSKNSTEIC from the exons ATGGATACATTTGACGTTTCTGATAGGAACAG ACAGGATGCTACTGAAGTTTTGATGAACGAACGCGAGCGGGGAGTGTTTTTAGTCCGTGATAGTAACTCGATAGCAGGGGATTATGTACTTTGTGTAAG agAAGATACAAAAGTTAGCAACTACATCATTAACAAAGTTCAACAACAGGATCAAATCGTTTACCGCATTGGGGATCAGTCTTTTGACAATCTACCGAAACTCTTAACTTTTTACACTCTTCATTATTTGGATACAACCCCTTTAAAACGGCCTGCGTGTAGAAGGGTGGAAAAAGTAATAGGAAAGTTCGATTTCGTTGGCAGC GATCAAGATGATTTACCTTTTCAAAGAGGTGAAGTTTTAACAATAGTTCGAAAAGACGAGGATCAATGGTGGACTGCGCGTAACTCCTCGGGGAAAATTGGTCAAATACCGGTTCCCTATATACAACAG TATGACGATTATATGGATGAAGATGCTATTGATAAAAACGAACCTTCCATTTCGGGATCTAGCAATGTATTTGAAAGTACTCTTAAAAGGACAGATTTAAAT CGAAAACTACCTGCATACGCCCGCGTAAAACAGTCAAGGGTCCCTAACGCATACGATAAGACTGCATTAAAATTGGAAATAGGTGACATTATTAAAGTCACTAAAACAAACATTAATGGGCAATGGGAGGGAgaattaaatggaaaaaatggtCATTTTCCCTTCACGCACGTTGAATTTGTCGATGATTGTGATTTAAGCAAAAACTCCACAGAAATATGCTAA
- the Crk gene encoding Crk oncogene, isoform G encodes MDTFDVSDRNSWYFGPMSRQDATEVLMNERERGVFLVRDSNSIAGDYVLCVSMTIIWMKMLLIKTNLPFRDLAMYLKVLLKGQI; translated from the exons ATGGATACATTTGACGTTTCTGATAGGAACAG CTGGTACTTTGGTCCCATGTCTAGACAGGATGCTACTGAAGTTTTGATGAACGAACGCGAGCGGGGAGTGTTTTTAGTCCGTGATAGTAACTCGATAGCAGGGGATTATGTACTTTGTGTAAG TATGACGATTATATGGATGAAGATGCTATTGATAAAAACGAACCTTCCATTTCGGGATCTAGCAATGTATTTGAAAGTACTCTTAAAAGGACAGATTTAA
- the Crk gene encoding Crk oncogene, isoform H, with product MDTFDVSDRNSWYFGPMSRQDATEVLMNERERGVFLVRDSNSIAGDYVLCVRIKMIYLFKEVKF from the exons ATGGATACATTTGACGTTTCTGATAGGAACAG CTGGTACTTTGGTCCCATGTCTAGACAGGATGCTACTGAAGTTTTGATGAACGAACGCGAGCGGGGAGTGTTTTTAGTCCGTGATAGTAACTCGATAGCAGGGGATTATGTACTTTGTGTAAG GATCAAGATGATTTACCTTTTCAAAGAGGTGAAGTTTTAA
- the CG31999 gene encoding uncharacterized protein, isoform A has translation MFYKLCAFMCFLIVGGHVTTTMASDSISGYIRKCCINGLRHARTTASCKKIDIAPTIIPQLWLGLCHSTLEVCCSRELDHQDCELGRLAALDGTRCDGEGNVTSSSYATCCRSCQIGLAVKASKANCKDPLFSFIFLIESYRACCYGSADFKDQPGIDEIDKANSITDEGELPFVSEEDMNVTIVLTGDDDICGKIENLCAHICENTFDAYQCKCHPGFMLDNNNVTCSPMKTQICPSGYNLDKLDNKCIDIDECREDLHDCKSSQYCHNTNGGYHCLNVKEKECPPGFHYDHDYDACKDDYKCKDRKCVKIQSCDKGFSLHNGTCSDIDECSHKSLNNCHVNSNQECVNTVGSYSCNCLPGFNLDATLNKCVDINECSINNHNCLPTQRCDNTIGSYICTRLQSCGTGYTLNAETGNCDDDDECTLSTHNCPSNYDCHNTRGSFRCYRKISTMLTTRTTSTTVPPLSLENARRSFTSRYPYPLAVHPEYSQNNDSISTNRRVDCSPGFYRNTLGACIDTNECMEQNPCGNHERCINTNGHFRCESLLQCSPGYKSTVDGKSCIDIDECDTGEHNCGERQICRNRNGGFVCSCPIGHELKRSIGGASTCVDTNECALEQRVCPLNAQCFNTIGAYYCECKAGFQKKSDGNNSTQCFDIDECQVIPGLCQQKCLNFWGGYRCTCNSGYQLGPDNRTCNDINECEVHKDYKLCMGLCINTPGSYQCSCPRGYILAADMNTCRDVDECATDSINQVCTGRNDICTNIRGSYKCTTVNCPLGYSIDPEQKNRCRQNLNFCEGEECYTQPSAFTYNFITFVSKLMIPPDGRTIFTLRGPLWYDNIEFDLKIVRIQATTNIQKATDGSFDTLQNNNQVNVILKKSLEGPQDIELELSMTVYTNGMPRGKSVAKLFLFVSQHTF, from the exons ATGTTTTATAAACTATGTGCTTTTATGTGTTTCTTGATAGTTGGAGGGCATGTCACCACCACAATGGCCAGTG aCAGCATATCGGGTTATATACGAAAATGCTGTATAAATGGACTTCGACATGCTCGTACGACCGCCTCTTGCAAAAAAATCGACATAGCCCCAACAATAATCCCGCAGCTCTGGCTTGGACTTTGTCATTCTACACTTGAAGTCTGCTGTTCTCGAGAACTGGACCATCAAGATTGCGAGCTAGGTCGACTGGCTGCTTTAGACGGTACTCGCTGTGACGGAGAAGGAAATGTAACATCTAGCTCCTATGCGACATGTTGTCGTTCTTGTCAAATCGGATTAGCAGTTAAAGCGAGTAAAGCCAATTGCAAAGAtccattattttcatttattttcttaattgaATCATACCGAGCGTGCTGTTACGGATCTGCTGACTTTAAAGACCAGCCCGGTATCGACGAAATCGATAAGGCTAATTCTATTACTGATGAAGGTGAATTGCCGTTTGTTTCTGAAGAGGATATGAATGTAACTATTGTTCTTACCGGCGATG ATGACATATGtggaaaaattgaaaaccttTGCGCTCACATATGCGAAAACACTTTCGACGCATACCAATGTAAGTGCCACCCCGGGTTTATGTTAGATAATAACAACGTAACATGCTCTCCGATGAAAACCCAAATATGTCCCAGCGGTTACAATTTAGATAAACTGGATAACAAATGCATTGACATTGATGAATGCCGGGAAGATCTTCATGACTGCAAATCATCCCAATATTGCCATAATACGAATGGCGGATACCACTGCTTAAATGTGAAAGAAAAAGAGTGTCCACCAGGATTTCATTATGACCATGATTACGATGCATGTAAAG ATGATTACAAATGCAAAGATCGTAAATGCGTTAAAATTCAATCTTGTGATAAAGGATTCAGCTTGCATAACGGTACCTGTTCCGATATTGACGAGTGCTCACATAAATCATTAAACAACTGTCATGTCAATAGTAATCAGGAATGTGTTAACACAGTGGGAAGTTATTCCTGCAATTGCCTGCCTGGATTTAATTTGGATGCTACACTAAATAAGTGTGTTG ATATAAATGAATGTTCAATAAATAATCACAACTGCCTTCCAACTCAGAGATGTGATAACACGATCGGATCATATATATGCACG CGCCTACAAAGCTGCGGAACAGGCTATACCTTAAATGCAGAAACGGGGAATTGTGACG atgatgatgaatgCACCCTTAGTACACATAACTGTCCGTCAAACTATGATTGTCACAACACGAGGGGATCATTCCGATGTTATAGAAAAATCTCAACAATGTTAACAACAAGAACGACATCAACTACAGTTCCGCCTTTATCTTTGGAAAACGCACGAAGGAGTTTTACTAGCCGATACCCATACCCATTAGCCGTACATCCGGAATACTCACAAAACAACGATTCCATTTCTACGAATCGGCGTGTAGACTGCTCCCCTGGATTTTATAGGAATACTCTTGGTGCCTGCATAG ATACAAATGAATGCATGGAACAAAATCCGTGCGGAAACCATGAACGATGCATTAACACAAATGGCCATTTCCGCTGCGAAAGTCTGCTCCAGTGCTCGCCCGGCTACAAATCAACAGTGGACGGTAAATCATGCATAG ACATTGATGAGTGCGATACTGGTGAACACAATTGTGGCGAAAGACAGATTTGCCGTAATCGAAACGGTGGCTTTGTGTGCTCCTGCCCGATAGGTCATGAGCTCAAACGATCCATTGGTGGTGCTAGTACATGTGTTGACACGAACGAATGCGCTCTAGAACAACGTGTATGTCCATTGAACGCCCAGTGCTTTAACACTATTGGAGCTTACTACTGCGAATGCAAAGCTGGCTTTCAAAAGAAATCTGATGGTAATAATAGCACACAATGTTTTGATATCGATGAGTGTCAAGTGATTCCGGGACTTTGTCAACAAAAATGTCTCAACTTTTGGGGAGGATATCGATGCACTTGTAACTCTGGATACCAATTGGGACCGGACAACCGGACATGCAATGATATAAATGAATGCGAAGTACATAAGGATTACAAACTATGTATGGG ATTATGCATAAACACTCCTGGTTCGTATCAATGTTCCTGTCCACGTGGATATATATTGGCTGCAGATATGAATACGTGTCGTGATGTCGATGAATGCGCAACAGATTCCATTAATCAAGTTTGTACTGGCCGG AATGACATTTGCACCAATATCAGAGGAAGCTACAAATGTACTACCGTTAATTGTCCACTTGGATACAGCATTGACCCAGAACAAAAAAA CCGGTGCCGCCAGAATCTTAACTTTTGTGAAGGAGAAGAATGTTACACCCAACCGTCAGCTTTcacatataattttataacatTCGTTTCTAAGCTAATGATACCTCCAGATGGTCGTACCATATTTACATTGAGAGGTCCACTTTGGTATGATAATATCGAATTTGATCTTAAAATTGTTCGCATACAAGCAACCACCAATATTCAAAAGGCAACCGATGGGAGTTTTGA CACTttacaaaacaacaaccaagTTAACGTGATATTAAAGAAATCACTGGAGGGACCCCAGGACATCGAGTTGGAGTTAAGTATGACAGTGTACACAAACGGAATGCCTCGTGGAAAAAGTGTAGCAAaattatttctgtttgtttctcaacatacattttaa